The Synechococcus sp. M16.1 genome includes the window CAGATGCACTTCCAGCACATGGCTGTGGGCCGACGCCCCCTCAGCCAGCAACACCTGCATCAACTCAAGCTCAGCTTTTTCCTCCAACAGCAGCAGCACCCGCGTGGCGTTCAACCCGGCACCGGCCGCCAGCACCAGCTCCAACGGGCCAACCCGTCCCCGCACCCTGAGGGCCAGGATCTGTTGGGCTTTGGCGTGGTTGAACTCCACGGGCCAGACCTGGGCACAACCGCAGCGATCCAGGGTGTGGCCGAGGGCCTGCTGCAGCTCTTCAGCATTCAGCGCCGTGATTCCTTCCGGAAGCACCTGGCCGGCCAGGGGATCATCAAAACCATTGAGCACCAGACGGGTCACCCCATCCAGGCTGGCCGGCAGGGGCTCGGACAGTGGGGAGGAACTGGCCGGCAATTCCGAGACCGCCGCAAGCCGTTTGAGATCGGTGAGGCGCCAGGGCTCCTGGCGACGGTTGGGCAGACCAAGCTGTTCAAGCGCGGCTCGTCCGCGCTCCTGCACTGGCGCCAGCACACTGCTCGCCATGGTCAAGCGGCTCCTTGAGCGGCCAGCTCCTGATCCACCCAGTCGTATCCGGTCTGCTCGAGCTCCAGGGCCAGCTCCCGTCCGCCGGTGCGCAGGATCCGGCCTGCCGCCATCACATGCACATAGTCCGGGGTGATCTCGTCGAGAAGACGTTGGTAGTGGGTGATCAGCAGCGTGGCGTTGTCTTCCGTCGCCAGCTGGTTCACACCACCGGCCACGATGCGCAGGGCATCAATGTCCAAGCCGGAATCGGTTTCATCCAGAATCGCCACCACAGGCTCTAGCAGCGCCATCTGCAGGATCTCGTTGCGCTTTTTCTCGCCCCCGGAAAAGCCTTCATTCACGCTGCGCTCAAGGAAGGCAGGGTCCATCTGCACCACCTTGAGCTTGTCGTGCACGTGATCCTCGAAGGCAAAGGTGTCGAGCTCCTCTTCGCCCTGTTTTTCGCGCCGGGCATTGGTGGACACCCGCAGGAATTCCAGGTTGCTGACGCCAGGGATTTCAACGGGGTACTGAAATCCGAGGAACACCCCCAGACGGGCCCGCTCTTCAGGCTCCAGCTCAAACAGATCCTGGCCGCGATAACGAACGCTGCCGCCCGTGACCCGGTAGGCCGGATGCCCGGCCAACACCTTGGAGAGCGTGCTCTTGCCACTGCCGTTGCGACCCATCACGGCATGGACTTCACCAGCCCTCACCTGCAGATTCACGCCCTTGAGGATGGGCTTGTCCTCGACGGAGGCATGCAGGTCTTGAATGTCGAGCAGCAGCTCAGCGTCAGGGCGAATCACGGAAAGCGTCGTTAAAAAACAAAGACAAGGTGGGGGAGGGGATCAGCCCACGGACCCCTCAAGTTTGAGGGCCAGCAATTTGTCGGCCTCAGCGGCAAACTCCATCGGCAGCTGATTGAAGACGTCGCGGCAGAAGCCGCTGACCATCATCGAGACGGCCTCTTCAAACCCGATGCCACGGCTCTGCAGGTAGAAGAGCTGATCTTCGGAGATGCGACAGGTGCTGGCCTCGTGCTCGATGGCCGCCTGCGGCTGCTGCGAACGGATGTAGGGATAGGTGTTCGCGGCGGCTTGATCGCCGATCAGCATCGAATCGCACTGGCTGTAGTTGCGGGCGCCCTTGGCATTGGGCCCCATCTGCACAAGACCGCGGTAGCTGTTGCTGGAGCGGCCTGCACTGATGCCCTTGCTCACAATCGTGGAGCGAGTGCGCGGTCCGACATGGACCATTTTGGTGCCGGTGTCGGCCTGCTGGCAGTTGTTGGTGAGGGCCACGGAATAGAACTCACCCACCGAATCAGCACCCTGGAGCACGCAACTGGGGTACTTCCAGGTGATGGCAGAACCGGTCTCCACCTGGGTCCAGCTGATGCGGCTGCGATCACCGCGGCACTGGCCTCGTTTGGTCACGAAGTTGAAGATCCCGCCGACGCCGTTTTCATCACCGGCGTACCAGTTCTGAACCGTGGAATATTTGATTGAAGCGTCGTCGAGAGCCACCAGCTCCACCACCGCCGCATGCAGCTGGTTGGTGTCGAACATCGGTGCCGTGCAGCCTTCGAGATAACTCACCGAGGCACCCTCTTCGGCCACGATCAAGGTGCGCTCGAACTGTCCGGTGTCGCCGGAATTGATCCGGAAGTAGGTGGAGAGCTCCATCGGGCACTCAACGCCCTTCGGGATGAAGACAAAGGATCCGTCGCTGAACACAGCTGAGTTCAGGGCGGCGAAATAGTTGTCGTTGCTGGAGACAACCGTGCCGAGGTAGCGCTCGATCAGCTCGGGATGCTCCTTGACCGCCTCACTGAAGGAGCAGAACACCACACCGTGTTCAGCCAGCTTCTCCTTGTAGGTGGTGGCAATCGAAACGCTGTCGAAAACAGCGTCCACCGCCACGTTGCTGAGGCGCTTCTGCTCGCTCAGCGGGATGCCGAGCTTGTCGAAGGTTTCCAGCAGCTTCGGATCCACTTCATCGAGGCTGGCCTTCTTCTCCTGCTGCTTGGGAGCCGCGTAGTAAACGATGTCTTGGTAGTCGATCTCGGGATAACCCAAGGCAGCCCAGTCCGGTTCCTCGAGGGTGAGCCAGTAGCGAAACGCCTTGAGCCGGAACTGCAGCAGGAAATCCGGCTCCTCTTTTTTGGCCGAGATCAGGCGAACGACCTCTTCACTGAGACCCTTGGCGATCTTGTCGGTCTCGATCTCGGTGACGAAGCCGTACTTGTACGGCTGGCTGACGAGATCCCGTGTGGAGGTACTGGTCATTCAGCTCAGCCGGCGGTGGCGTTGATCGTTTCGGTGGTGATGGTCTGCGTCTTCTCAGGGCAAGCGAAGGGGTTGTCCTCGGTGAGAAAGAGCATGCAGTGGCATTCCTTGCGCTCGCGCATCGGAACGCAGGGGCAGTTCCAGAAGGCCTGCGAGACCTCGGCCTCCTTGTCTTCGTAATGGCGGCAAGGGCACAGCGCGCCCCCCAGGTCGTCCTTGTGGCGCGCCAGACCCTTCAGAACAACAGCGGTGACACTGGGGTCGGCACAAAAATACGTGCCGGTGCGCTGGGCGTAGGTTTCAGCGAACTTGCGGATGACCTCCAGGCTTTCTGCTGTCGGCTCTTGAGGGGCGTCGGACATGGAAGTGGAGGGAGCGGCGAATTACGAAACCCCGCGGTTTCCTTACTGGAAGCCTAGGCCAACAGGCCTCCGGTCAGCGGGCTCCCCATTGTGACCCTCAACACGGCCAACATGGCGTGGCAATTCGATGGCATCGTGTGGGGAGGTTTCGCCTCCTCATGAGCGCCTCGGCCCCCGCCAGCACCCGCGACGCCGTGCTCTCCCTGCTGCTGGAGCGCGGGGAGGAGGACGCTGGCACCCTTGCCGATGCCGTGGGCATTTCGGTTCAGGCCATGCGGCGGCACCTGCGCTCCCTCGCCGACAGCGGCTTGGTCTGCGCCAGCAGCAATGCCAGCGGCCCGGGGCGCCCCAGCAACCGCTGGTGCCTCACCGACGAAGGACGGGCCCAGTTCCCCGATGGCAGCGGCCGCTTCGCCCTCGGCCTGCTGGATTCGATGCGCAGCCATCTCCCCGAAGCGACCGTGCGCCAGCTGCTCAATCAGCAGGCGGAGTCGAAGGCCAGCCAGTACCGGCAAAGCCTTGGCGAAGCCTCCCTGGAGGCTCGCCTCGAACACCTGGCTCGGCTGCGGCGCGACGAGGGCTATGTGACCGTCTGCAGCCGGGACGACGACGGCGTGAGCTGGCGGCTCGAGGAGGCCCACTGCTCCGTGCAGCGCATTGCTGAAGAATTTCCCGCGGTCTGCGACCAGGAATTGCTGCTGATTCGGCGCACCGTGCCGGACTGCCGGGTGGAACGGGTGCATTGGCGGCTCGAGGGCGGTCACGCCTGCGGCTTCCGCATCACTCCGTTGGCGCAGGGCTGATGGCCATCGACCGAGCCGCGATTGAACGCATCGACTCCACCCTGCTGCCCCAGCTCGATCGCCATCACCTGCGGCTGCTGAGCCACTGCCTGGACAGCTTTCAATCCATGGCCGCTCCAGGGAGCACTGGTGCAATCCCCGACGAAAACCAACGGCGCCGCTGGTGCCAGAAGCAACCCGTGGTCGCTGAGGACCCGGCATTCCTCCACACCTTGCTGCTGCAGCTCAATGCTGCCGCCGATCAGCTGGATCAACTGGCGCTTGAGCTGGGCAAGCCTCCATTGGCGCTGACCCTCGACGATCTGATCAGCGCCGCCGAAGCCCGCTGCCGTGGCTGACATGGCCGTCGGGGGTGGCCTGGCTGTCGTGACTGACCTGGTCGGGCTGCCATCATCACTTCACTTCCTCAACGCCGGCGATGCTTGAGATCTCGGACGCCCTCAGCTTCTTTCGTCTGAGCTGTGGCCGCTGGACCTCACAGCGCAGCCAGCACCACCTGCTGCATCGCCGCGCCGAAGCCGGCGCCTCCTTCATCGTTGTGGAGGAACTGCTCAAGGGCGACGAACGCCTTGCGGAGATCGCCGAACGCAACAACGCCAGCGTTGAGCAGATCGTGGGGGGCTGCTGGGTGCGCTGGAGCGGATCGATGGCCTGGGATCGGGCCGGTGAATCCCACGAAGACCAGACCATGTTCGGACTGATCCCCGAAGACGAAACGGGGCGACGGGGACTGCTGCTGCGGGATCGCGGTTACGCCGAGAAAGCGCCGGTGGCGGGTCAGTTCCGCATGGATGACGAAAACGGCCTGATCCTCACAACCGACTACGAAATGATGAGTTCCCTGGAGCGCTTCTGGTTCGCCAGCAAAAACGTGCGGCTGCGCACCAGCACAGTGCAGGGACTTTCCAACAACGCCTCCTTCTGCATCGAGACCCGGCAGCTGGACGATGTTGATCAGCCCAGCCCAGCCATGGCTTCAAACGGGGCCGCCCTCGCCCCCTTCGGCTGGTAAGCAGAAGTACTTAGAGAAAGTATTACGGCATGTAATCGCTGCAACAGCAGCTGAAGGGGGCAAGACCCAGCACTTCTACGATCGCCAGCAGTGGATGCTGTAGCTCGCGTGGCCATTCCTCTTCTGGAGTACGCACCGATCACCCAGAACTCCTTGAGAGCGGGTGTTCCGAATCTCCGTGTCGGCTCCGACGAGGGATCACGGGCTTACTCCCTGGAAATTGCAGACGACCGGGACAACCTCGACACCGTTGTGGAAGCCGCCTACCGGCAGATCTTCTTCCACGCCTTCAAAACAGATCGGGACGTCAACCTTGAGTCCCAGCTGAAGGATGGCCAGATCACGGTTCGCGACTTCATTCGTGGCCTGGTGCTCTCTGACACCTTCAAGCGCACCTTCTACGGCTTCAACAGCAACTACAAGGTTGTCCGTCACCTCTGTGAACGGATTCTTGGCCGCAAGGTGAACGGCAAGGGCGAAGAGCTCTCCTGGTCGATCGTGATTGCGACCAAAGGCCTGGAAGGGCTTGTCGATGTGTTGCTGGACAGCGCCGAGTACCTCGACGCCTTCGGCTACGACACGGTTCCTTACCAACGCAACCGCGTGCTTCCCGGCCGGGAGCTGGGCGATACGCCGTTCAACATCACAACCCCCCGCTACGACGAGTACTACCGGGGAATCCTGGGCTTCCCCCAGATCGTCTTCACCGGAGGCCCCGCCAAGAAAGTTCCTGCCCGCGCCAAAATCCGCAAGGGCGGCTCACCTCAGGACTACATGGCCTGGGTGGCAGAAATGGGCGGACCCCGTGGAGTTGCCCCCAGCGGTGGCGCCGACATGGACTACATGTCGAAGGTTCCCTACCGCAGCATCGGCCGCTGATCCCGGCCTCGACCATGTTCAAAAAAGCGGGGCTTCGGCTCCGCTTTTTTTGTGTCTCTGACTGTGATCCCCGGGATCGACGTTCACCCAGTGGTCAGCATCCACTGACCCTTGGCCGCTTCACGCTTCGAAAAGGAATTTTTCAGATCACAATGATCCCAAACGAAACCTGGAGTTTTTGGACGTGTCCCAAACCCTTTCATCCCTGGCACGTCTCACCCTTCGTCAACTGCGTCAGATCGCCAGCGACCTAGGGGTGCCGCTCTACAGCCGCAAAAGCAAAGAGACCCTGGTCGACGAGGTTGCCCAGCGTC containing:
- the sufC gene encoding Fe-S cluster assembly ATPase SufC; the encoded protein is MIRPDAELLLDIQDLHASVEDKPILKGVNLQVRAGEVHAVMGRNGSGKSTLSKVLAGHPAYRVTGGSVRYRGQDLFELEPEERARLGVFLGFQYPVEIPGVSNLEFLRVSTNARREKQGEEELDTFAFEDHVHDKLKVVQMDPAFLERSVNEGFSGGEKKRNEILQMALLEPVVAILDETDSGLDIDALRIVAGGVNQLATEDNATLLITHYQRLLDEITPDYVHVMAAGRILRTGGRELALELEQTGYDWVDQELAAQGAA
- the sufB gene encoding Fe-S cluster assembly protein SufB, with the translated sequence MTSTSTRDLVSQPYKYGFVTEIETDKIAKGLSEEVVRLISAKKEEPDFLLQFRLKAFRYWLTLEEPDWAALGYPEIDYQDIVYYAAPKQQEKKASLDEVDPKLLETFDKLGIPLSEQKRLSNVAVDAVFDSVSIATTYKEKLAEHGVVFCSFSEAVKEHPELIERYLGTVVSSNDNYFAALNSAVFSDGSFVFIPKGVECPMELSTYFRINSGDTGQFERTLIVAEEGASVSYLEGCTAPMFDTNQLHAAVVELVALDDASIKYSTVQNWYAGDENGVGGIFNFVTKRGQCRGDRSRISWTQVETGSAITWKYPSCVLQGADSVGEFYSVALTNNCQQADTGTKMVHVGPRTRSTIVSKGISAGRSSNSYRGLVQMGPNAKGARNYSQCDSMLIGDQAAANTYPYIRSQQPQAAIEHEASTCRISEDQLFYLQSRGIGFEEAVSMMVSGFCRDVFNQLPMEFAAEADKLLALKLEGSVG
- a CDS encoding ferredoxin-thioredoxin reductase catalytic domain-containing protein; protein product: MSDAPQEPTAESLEVIRKFAETYAQRTGTYFCADPSVTAVVLKGLARHKDDLGGALCPCRHYEDKEAEVSQAFWNCPCVPMRERKECHCMLFLTEDNPFACPEKTQTITTETINATAG
- a CDS encoding metalloregulator ArsR/SmtB family transcription factor, with amino-acid sequence MSASAPASTRDAVLSLLLERGEEDAGTLADAVGISVQAMRRHLRSLADSGLVCASSNASGPGRPSNRWCLTDEGRAQFPDGSGRFALGLLDSMRSHLPEATVRQLLNQQAESKASQYRQSLGEASLEARLEHLARLRRDEGYVTVCSRDDDGVSWRLEEAHCSVQRIAEEFPAVCDQELLLIRRTVPDCRVERVHWRLEGGHACGFRITPLAQG
- a CDS encoding phycobiliprotein lyase; this encodes MLEISDALSFFRLSCGRWTSQRSQHHLLHRRAEAGASFIVVEELLKGDERLAEIAERNNASVEQIVGGCWVRWSGSMAWDRAGESHEDQTMFGLIPEDETGRRGLLLRDRGYAEKAPVAGQFRMDDENGLILTTDYEMMSSLERFWFASKNVRLRTSTVQGLSNNASFCIETRQLDDVDQPSPAMASNGAALAPFGW
- a CDS encoding phycobilisome rod-core linker polypeptide, which translates into the protein MAIPLLEYAPITQNSLRAGVPNLRVGSDEGSRAYSLEIADDRDNLDTVVEAAYRQIFFHAFKTDRDVNLESQLKDGQITVRDFIRGLVLSDTFKRTFYGFNSNYKVVRHLCERILGRKVNGKGEELSWSIVIATKGLEGLVDVLLDSAEYLDAFGYDTVPYQRNRVLPGRELGDTPFNITTPRYDEYYRGILGFPQIVFTGGPAKKVPARAKIRKGGSPQDYMAWVAEMGGPRGVAPSGGADMDYMSKVPYRSIGR